A single Flavobacterium sp. 1 DNA region contains:
- a CDS encoding translocation/assembly module TamB domain-containing protein, with amino-acid sequence MLVLFIAITTPFVQTNLAQYFMKSINEDFGIQMNVDEVQLTLFGGVKIKKVLIIDHHKDTLIYTKRINTTILGFKKMLDGDLIFSDIALDGVLFNLKTYKKEKKTNLDYFIDAFGTSKTPSKKPFLLTATSVDLSNGRFVLINENHQTPKSVDFTRLKISVTNFKVYGPEVYANIQKMSFLDHRGVYIKNLKGNYSFTQQHMILDKMELKTEESTIKGYAALNYEIEDFSDFENKVEFDFKLKSAKIASNDIRCFYNELGRNRIFKLRSRITGPLNNLKLLDLSLNDNKGTRVIGFINFKNLLGNKDQKFYMNGKFDHLNSNYTDLVGILPNVLGKKLPVIIKKLGNVSFVGNTQVTTTSIHANLTSKTDLGGVTAKFTIIDMDQSDKAAYKGYVVLNDFNIGNLLDNKNLSLVSLNLDVDGKGFSEKYLDTSLKGDVSKIAYNGYNYKNIKINGNFKLPLYKGSIIVNDPNLKMNFDGLVNLSKKESQYDFQIKIDNAELHKLNFVSDTISQFKGDAIVDVQGNSIEDLHGNIYINNATYVNPKKTYQFNDFNLNSSFDEKRIRTIKITAPDITNGTIVGKFKFAELKGLISNSLGSLYTNYRPVKVRKGQFLKFNFEVYSKIVEMFFPEIKISENTIVKGIINSDNNEFKFNFNSPTITASDNSFDNIRVSIDNKNPLYNAYIELDSIKTKMYKIRDFSLINVTSKDTLFFRTEFKGGSKGDDYFNLDLYHTIDKDNKNIIGFSKSEIKLKNSLWFLNEQNSSNNRLVFDKKLSEFKLDDFILSNKDQEIKLNGEFKGNSYKDVNLEFKNFDINALTSAQESFAINGNLNGKINYYQNKLVYKPTASLVIDNLKVNNYDLGVLKFDIKGDEDFKKFTLYSTIENKDFESFSADGNFEIVNKETLFDLNFKFDRFNLATLNSLGGDVISNIRGLVSGNATIGGSVKKPDINGRLYVNNGGLSVPYLNVDYALKDRTIIDLTDEKFLFRNNTLTDTKFKTIGTLNGVVEHKNFSDWKLDLAINSKRLLVLDTQDSEDAAYFGTAFINGNATIKGPANGLVIKVDAKSEKGTVLKIPINNAESVSENSFIHFITPKEKFNLQKGIVEKTRNYNGLELEFDLEITPNAEVEVILDRNSGHGMKGRGNGNLLFKINTLGDFRMWGDFLPYDGTYNFKYGGLIDKKFNVKKGGSIVWEGNPMRAQLNLEAVYKTSANPALLLENSSVNKKIDVEVVIGIHGDLSHPEPDFMIDFPTIKSVMKSELESELSDKDVRQTQALYLLSTGSFLSKDGSSQAVSSSLYETASGMLGSIVHSTDEKFEMNFNVVSPDNRPSSQTDGRFEAIVSSKVNERITINGKIGVPFGGVHESSVVGDIDIKYRMNEDGSFNLHFFNKENDINYIGQDIGYTQGVGISYEVDFDTFKELVDKMFNNNKLNKKQKKESVKEADSDSNLNPDFIKFTKPATPNTDKPKVNQDAVLPEED; translated from the coding sequence TTGTTAGTACTTTTTATAGCAATTACTACGCCTTTTGTCCAGACAAATCTGGCACAGTATTTCATGAAAAGCATCAATGAAGACTTTGGTATCCAAATGAATGTTGATGAAGTACAGCTAACTCTTTTTGGCGGTGTTAAGATTAAAAAAGTTTTAATTATTGATCATCATAAAGATACTTTAATTTACACCAAAAGAATTAATACAACAATTCTAGGGTTCAAAAAAATGCTGGATGGTGATTTGATTTTCAGTGATATAGCTCTGGATGGCGTTCTTTTTAATTTAAAAACCTATAAAAAGGAAAAAAAGACAAATCTGGATTATTTTATAGATGCTTTTGGTACAAGCAAGACACCTTCCAAGAAACCTTTTTTATTGACTGCTACGAGTGTTGATTTGTCAAACGGCAGATTTGTTTTGATAAATGAGAATCATCAGACACCAAAATCTGTTGATTTTACCCGATTGAAAATCTCAGTTACCAATTTCAAAGTCTATGGTCCCGAAGTATATGCGAATATTCAAAAAATGTCTTTTTTGGATCATAGAGGAGTGTATATAAAAAACTTAAAAGGGAATTACAGTTTCACACAGCAGCACATGATACTGGATAAAATGGAATTAAAAACCGAAGAATCTACTATTAAAGGTTATGCCGCGCTGAATTATGAAATTGAAGATTTTTCAGATTTTGAAAATAAAGTAGAGTTTGATTTTAAACTAAAATCGGCAAAAATAGCTTCGAATGATATTCGATGTTTTTATAACGAATTAGGAAGGAACAGGATTTTTAAGCTTAGAAGTCGTATTACCGGACCGCTGAATAATTTAAAGCTTTTGGACTTAAGCCTAAATGATAATAAAGGTACAAGGGTAATTGGTTTTATTAACTTTAAAAATCTTTTAGGGAACAAGGATCAAAAATTCTACATGAACGGGAAGTTTGATCATTTAAATTCGAATTATACTGATTTAGTTGGCATCCTGCCGAATGTTTTAGGAAAAAAACTGCCTGTTATTATAAAGAAATTGGGAAATGTTTCATTCGTTGGTAATACACAAGTTACTACAACTTCTATTCATGCAAATCTTACTTCAAAAACTGATTTGGGTGGGGTGACTGCTAAATTTACGATTATAGATATGGATCAAAGCGACAAAGCAGCCTATAAGGGATATGTTGTTTTGAATGATTTTAATATTGGTAATCTTTTAGATAATAAAAATTTGTCTTTAGTAAGTCTGAATTTAGATGTTGATGGAAAAGGATTTTCGGAAAAGTATTTGGATACTTCATTAAAAGGAGATGTGTCTAAAATTGCCTATAATGGGTATAATTATAAAAACATAAAAATAAATGGCAATTTTAAACTGCCATTGTATAAAGGATCAATTATTGTAAATGACCCTAATTTGAAAATGAACTTTGACGGTTTGGTTAATTTAAGTAAAAAAGAAAGCCAATATGATTTTCAGATAAAAATTGATAATGCTGAATTGCACAAATTGAATTTTGTCAGTGATACAATATCTCAGTTTAAGGGAGATGCTATCGTTGATGTGCAGGGAAATTCTATTGAGGATCTTCATGGTAATATTTATATAAATAATGCTACTTATGTTAATCCTAAAAAAACATACCAGTTTAATGATTTTAATTTAAATTCAAGTTTTGACGAAAAAAGAATCCGAACCATAAAAATTACAGCACCAGATATTACTAATGGAACTATTGTGGGTAAATTTAAATTTGCAGAATTAAAAGGTTTAATTTCAAATTCTTTGGGAAGTCTTTATACAAATTATAGACCAGTAAAAGTTAGAAAAGGACAGTTTTTAAAGTTTAATTTTGAAGTTTATAGTAAAATTGTTGAGATGTTTTTTCCTGAAATAAAAATAAGTGAAAATACGATAGTAAAAGGGATTATTAATTCCGATAACAATGAATTTAAGTTTAATTTTAATTCACCAACTATAACAGCTTCGGATAATTCTTTTGATAATATTCGGGTTTCAATTGATAATAAGAATCCGTTGTATAACGCCTATATTGAATTGGACAGCATTAAAACTAAAATGTATAAAATCAGGGATTTTAGTTTAATCAATGTTACTTCAAAAGATACTTTGTTTTTCCGAACTGAATTTAAAGGAGGTTCAAAAGGGGATGATTATTTTAATTTAGATTTATATCATACTATTGATAAGGATAATAAAAATATAATTGGTTTTAGTAAATCGGAGATTAAATTAAAAAACAGTTTGTGGTTTTTGAATGAACAAAATTCATCTAATAACCGCTTAGTTTTTGATAAAAAATTAAGCGAGTTTAAGCTTGATGATTTTATACTTTCTAATAAAGATCAAGAAATAAAGCTTAACGGCGAATTCAAAGGCAATTCATATAAGGATGTTAATCTTGAGTTTAAGAATTTTGATATTAATGCGTTAACATCGGCTCAGGAAAGTTTTGCTATTAATGGAAATTTGAATGGTAAAATTAATTATTATCAAAATAAACTCGTTTATAAGCCAACAGCCTCATTAGTCATTGATAATTTGAAAGTCAATAATTATGATCTTGGTGTTTTAAAATTTGATATAAAAGGAGATGAGGATTTTAAGAAATTTACTTTGTATTCAACTATTGAGAATAAAGATTTCGAATCTTTTAGTGCAGATGGGAATTTTGAAATTGTAAATAAAGAGACATTATTTGACCTGAATTTTAAATTTGACCGATTCAACTTGGCTACCTTAAATTCTTTAGGAGGTGATGTTATTTCTAATATTAGAGGGCTGGTGTCTGGTAATGCAACCATTGGGGGATCGGTAAAAAAACCAGATATCAACGGACGCCTTTATGTGAATAATGGTGGCTTAAGCGTACCTTATTTAAATGTTGATTATGCTTTAAAAGACAGAACTATTATTGATTTGACTGATGAAAAATTTCTTTTTAGAAATAATACGCTGACGGATACAAAATTCAAGACAATAGGAACTTTGAACGGAGTAGTGGAACATAAGAATTTTTCTGATTGGAAGTTGGATTTGGCCATAAATTCTAAAAGGCTTCTTGTTTTAGATACTCAAGATAGCGAAGATGCAGCTTATTTTGGTACCGCTTTTATTAATGGAAATGCTACAATTAAAGGCCCTGCAAACGGATTGGTTATCAAGGTAGATGCTAAATCTGAAAAAGGAACAGTACTTAAAATACCAATAAATAATGCCGAAAGTGTAAGTGAAAATAGCTTTATCCATTTCATTACTCCTAAGGAAAAATTCAATTTGCAAAAAGGTATAGTTGAAAAGACCAGAAATTATAATGGACTTGAATTAGAATTTGATTTAGAAATCACTCCAAACGCAGAGGTCGAAGTAATTTTGGATAGAAATTCTGGACACGGTATGAAAGGCAGGGGGAATGGAAACCTATTGTTTAAAATAAATACTTTGGGTGATTTTAGAATGTGGGGAGATTTCTTGCCTTATGACGGAACTTATAATTTTAAATACGGCGGATTGATAGATAAAAAATTCAATGTCAAAAAAGGAGGGTCAATCGTTTGGGAAGGTAATCCTATGAGGGCGCAATTGAATCTTGAGGCTGTCTATAAAACATCTGCAAATCCAGCTTTGTTACTTGAAAATTCAAGTGTTAATAAAAAAATTGATGTAGAAGTAGTTATCGGAATTCATGGCGACTTGTCACATCCAGAACCAGATTTCATGATTGATTTTCCAACGATTAAAAGTGTTATGAAATCAGAATTAGAATCCGAGTTGTCTGATAAAGATGTTAGACAGACACAAGCTTTGTATTTATTGTCCACAGGGAGCTTTCTAAGTAAGGATGGATCTAGTCAAGCTGTATCTTCGAGTTTGTATGAAACAGCTTCGGGTATGTTGGGTAGTATTGTGCATTCAACAGACGAGAAGTTTGAAATGAATTTTAATGTTGTTTCTCCTGATAATAGACCAAGTTCACAAACCGATGGCAGATTTGAAGCAATTGTTTCTTCAAAAGTCAATGAAAGAATTACTATAAATGGAAAAATTGGTGTTCCATTTGGAGGAGTTCATGAATCATCGGTTGTTGGAGATATTGATATTAAATATAGAATGAATGAGGATGGATCTTTTAATCTGCATTTCTTTAATAAAGAAAATGATATCAATTATATAGGACAGGATATTGGATATACTCAAGGTGTCGGTATTTCCTATGAAGTCGATTTTGACACTTTTAAAGAATTAGTAGACAAAATGTTTAATAACAATAAATTAAATAAAAAGCAGAAAAAAGAGAGCGTAAAAGAAGCTGATTCTGATTCTAATTTAAATCCTGATTTTATAAAATTTACAAAACCCGCAACCCCAAATACAGACAAGCCAAAAGTTAATCAGGACGCTGTCCTTCCCGAGGAAGATTAG
- the tsaD gene encoding tRNA (adenosine(37)-N6)-threonylcarbamoyltransferase complex transferase subunit TsaD — MQIPEVFILAIESSCDDTAAAVLCNDKVLSNVVANQLIHTQYGGVVPELASRAHQQNIVPVIEAALKKANIKKEQLSAIAFTQGPGLMGSLLVGSSFAKSMALALRIPLIAVNHMHAHILAHFIDEDDFDKPEFPFLALTISGGHTQIVRVDDFFDLTIIGETTDDAVGEAFDKSAKILGLPYPGGPLVDKYAQLGNPKAFPFTKPKVPGLDFSFSGLKTAILYFIQKKKIENPAFIEENLNDICASIQYTIIEILMDKLKMAVKETGIKQIAIGGGVSANSGIRNTLKATENKYGWKTFIPKFEYTTDNAAMIGIVGYQKFLSKKFETADVVSKARIQF, encoded by the coding sequence ATGCAAATTCCTGAGGTTTTTATACTTGCCATAGAAAGTTCATGCGATGATACTGCTGCTGCTGTATTGTGTAACGACAAAGTACTGTCTAATGTTGTTGCCAACCAGTTAATTCATACTCAATACGGAGGTGTCGTTCCTGAATTAGCTTCTCGTGCGCATCAGCAAAATATTGTACCTGTCATCGAAGCAGCATTAAAAAAAGCAAATATCAAAAAAGAACAATTGTCAGCAATAGCTTTTACACAAGGCCCTGGACTTATGGGGTCGCTTTTAGTAGGGAGCTCATTTGCAAAATCAATGGCTTTGGCATTAAGAATACCTCTTATAGCGGTAAATCACATGCATGCTCACATTTTGGCTCATTTTATAGATGAAGACGATTTTGATAAACCTGAGTTTCCTTTTTTGGCATTAACCATTAGTGGCGGACACACACAAATTGTCAGGGTTGATGATTTTTTTGATTTAACAATCATCGGAGAAACCACAGATGATGCAGTTGGAGAAGCGTTTGACAAAAGTGCCAAAATATTAGGACTTCCCTATCCCGGCGGACCTTTGGTCGATAAATATGCTCAATTAGGAAATCCAAAAGCTTTTCCTTTTACTAAACCCAAAGTTCCCGGATTAGATTTCAGTTTCTCTGGATTGAAAACTGCAATTTTATATTTTATTCAAAAGAAAAAAATTGAAAATCCTGCCTTTATAGAAGAAAATCTAAATGACATCTGCGCATCTATTCAGTATACTATTATTGAAATTTTAATGGATAAATTAAAAATGGCCGTAAAGGAAACAGGTATTAAGCAGATTGCAATCGGAGGCGGTGTTTCGGCCAATTCCGGGATTCGAAATACTTTAAAAGCAACAGAAAATAAATACGGATGGAAAACATTTATTCCAAAGTTTGAATACACAACCGATAATGCTGCAATGATTGGAATTGTAGGTTACCAAAAGTTTTTATCTAAAAAATTTGAAACGGCAGATGTTGTTTCTAAAGCAAGAATACAATTTTAA